The proteins below come from a single Mus musculus strain C57BL/6J chromosome 5, GRCm38.p6 C57BL/6J genomic window:
- the Arpc1b gene encoding actin-related protein 2/3 complex subunit 1B, which translates to MAYHSFLVEPISCHAWNKDRTQIAICPNNHEVHIYEKSGAKWNKVHELKEHNGQVTGIDWAPESNRIVTCGTDRNAYVWTLKGRTWKPTLVILRINRAARCVRWAPNENKFAVGSGSRVISICYFEQENDWWVCKHIKKPIRSTVLSLDWHPNNVLLAAGSCDFKCRIFSAYIKEVEERPAPTPWGSKMPFGELMFESSSSCGWVHGVCFSASGSRVAWVSHDSTVCLVDADKKMAVATLASETLPLLAVTFITENSLVAAGHDCFPVLFTYDNAAVTLSFGGRLDVPKQSSQRGMTARERFQNLDKKASSEGGAATGAGLDSLHKNSVSQISVLSGGKAKCSQFCTTGMDGGMSIWDVKSLESALKDLKIK; encoded by the exons ATGGCCTACCACAGCTTCCTGGTGGAGCCCATCAGCTGCCATGCCTGGAACAAGGACCGTACAC AGATCGCCATCTGCCCCAACAACCATGAGGTGCACATCTATGAGAAGAGCGGTGCCAAGTGGAACAAGGTGCACGAGCTGAAGGAGCACAACGGGCAGGTGACAG GCATCGACTGGGCCCCTGAGAGTAACCGCATTGTGACCTGCGGCACGGACCGCAATGCCTATGTGTGGACGCTGAAGGGCCGCACGTGGAAGCCCACACTGGTCATCCTCCGGATCAATCGAGCTGCCCGCTGTGTGCGCTGGGCCCCCAATGAGAACAAGTTCGCCGTGGGCAGCGGCTCCCGGGTCATTTCCATCTGTTATTTTGAGCAGGAGAATGACTG GTGGGTGTGCAAACACATAAAAAAGCCCATCCGCTCCACAGTGCTCAGCCTGGACTGGCATCCCAACAACGTGCTCCTGGCAGCAGGCTCCTGTGACTTCAAGTGCAG GATCTTCTCTGCCTATATCAAGGAGGTGGAAGAACGGCCAGCCCCTACACCGTGGGGCTCCAAGATGCCCTTTGGGGAGCTGATGTTTGAATCGAGCAGCAGCTGTGGCTGGGTGCATGGGGTCTGCTTCTCGGCCAGTGGGAGCCGAGTTGCTTGGGTCAGCCATGACAGCACTGTATGCCTGGTAGATGCTGACAAGAAGATGGC CGTGGCAACCCTGGCCTCTGAGACATTACCACTCCTGGCCGTCACCTTCATCACAGAAAATAGTCTAGTGGCAGCG GGCCACGACTGCTTCCCGGTGCTGTTTACCTATGACAATGCTGCGGTGACATTGAGCTTCGGTGGCCGGCTGGATGTACCCAAGCAGAGCTCCCAGCGTGGCATGACAGCCCGAGAGCGCTTCCAGAACCTGGACAAGAAGGCCAGCTCTGAGGGGGGTGCAGCCACTGGGGCCGGCCTGGATTCACTGCACAAGAACAGTGTCAG CCAAATCTCGGTGCTCAGCGGGGGCAAGGCCAAGTGCTCACAGTTCTGCACTACAGGCATGGATGGCGGCATGAGCATCTGGGACGTGAAG AGCCTGGAGTCAGCCTTGAAGGACCTGAAAATCAAATGA
- the Arpc1a gene encoding actin-related protein 2/3 complex subunit 1A, producing the protein MSLHQFLLEPITCHAWNRDRTQIALSPNNHEVHIYKKNGSQWTKAHELKEHNGHITGIDWAPKSDRIVTCGADRNAYVWSQKDGIWKPTLVILRINRAATFVKWSPLENKFAVGSGARLISVCYFESENDWWVSKHIKKPIRSTVLSLDWHPNNVLLAAGSCDFKCRVFSAYIKEVDEKPASTPWGSKMPFGQLMSEFGGSGTGGWVHGVSFSASGNRLAWVSHDSTVSVADASKSVQVSTLRTEFLPLLSVSFVSENSVVAAGHDCCPMLFNYDDRGCLTFVSKLDVPKQSIQRNMSAMERFRNMDKRATTEDRNTALETLHQNSITQVSIYEVDKQDCRKFCTTGIDGAMTIWDFKTLESSIQGLRIM; encoded by the exons atgtctctgcatcagtttctgctgGAGCCAATCACCTGCCATGCCTGGAACAGGGATCGTACCC AGATCGCCCTGAGCCCCAATAACCATGAGGTGCACATCTATAAGAAGAATGGGAGTCAGTGGACGAAAGCGCACGAGCTGAAGGAACATAATGGGCATATCACAG GTATTGACTGGGCTCCTAAGAGCGACCGTATTGTCACTTGTGGGGCAGACCGCAACGCCTATGTCTGGAGTCAGAAAGATGGCATCTGGAAGCCCACCCTGGTGATCCTGAGGATTAACCGTGCAGCCACTTTTGTGAAGTGGTCCCCACTTGAGAACAAGTTTGCTGTGGGGAGCGGAGCCCGGCTCATCTCTGTCTGTTACTTTGAGTCTGAGAATGACTG GTGGGTGAGCAAGCACATTAAGAAGCCGATCCGCTCCACAGTCCTCAGCTTGGACTGGCATCCCAACAATGTTTTGCTGGCTGCAGGCTCCTGTGACTTCAAATGCAG AGTGTTCTCTGCCTATATCAAAGAGGTGGATGAGAAGCCAGCCAGCACGCCCTGGGGCAGCAAGATGCCTTTTGGTCAGCtgatgtctgagtttggtggcagtGGCACCGGCGGCTGGGTGCATGGGGTCAGTTTCTCTGCCAGTGGGAACCGCCTGGCCTGGGTCAGCCACGACAGCACAgtgtctgttgctgatgcctcAAAAAGTGTGCA GGTTTCAACTCTGAGAACAGAGTTCCTGCCGCTGCTCAGTGTGTCATTTGTCTCAGAGAACAGCGTGGTGGCTGCC GGCCATGACTGCTGCCCGATGCTCTTTAACTACGATGACCGTGGCTGTTTGACCTTTGTGTCCAAACTGGATGTCCCAAAACAGAGCATCCAGCGCAACATGTCTGCTATGGAACGTTTCCGTAACATGGACAAGAGGGCCACTACTGAGGACCGCAACACAGCCTTGGAAACACTGCACCAGAACAGCATCAC tcAAGTGTCTATTTATGAAGTGGACAAGCAAGATTGTCGCAAATTTTGCACTACTGGCATTGATGGAGCCATGACAATTTGGGATTTCAAG ACCCTAGAGTCTTCCATCCAGGGTCTCCGGATAATGTGA